The proteins below come from a single Sander vitreus isolate 19-12246 chromosome 15, sanVit1, whole genome shotgun sequence genomic window:
- the brsk1b gene encoding serine/threonine-protein kinase BRSK1, protein MSSKELTVGQSSQYVGPYRLEKTLGKGQTGLVKLGVHCITGQKVAIKIVNREKLSESVLMKVEREIAILKLIEHPHVLKLHDVYENNKYLYLVLEHVSGGELFDYLVKKGRLTPKEARKFFRQIISALDFCHSHSICHRDLKPENLLLDEKNNIRVADFGMASLQVGDSLLETSCGSPHYACPEVIRGEKYDGRRADVWSCGVILFALLVGALPFDHDNLRQLLEKVKSGVFHMPHFIPPDCQALLKGMIEVNPDKRLTLEAIQKHPWYQGGRNEPCPEQPPPRRVCVKRILSLTDLDPDVLESMYSLGCFRDRVKLTQDLTSEEENQEKMIYYLLLDRKERYPSCEDEDLPPRNDLDPPRKRVDSPMLTRHGRCRPERKSLEVLSVTEQGSPTPPRRALDTNAHSQRSRSVSGASTGLSSSPLSSPRSPVFTFSQSEVTSAPSSKDPKPGSATTSRPTRPAPDPKTQTLPSKGPADRPQLHSMKSLPLQTPRSPSPSPSPLLSPIPRFFNFPSPSVFKSKNVHSSSNSSATPPPVSQVTPQGSPLPTPLGTPVHQIQHPSSTTPPSSSSSSSSSRADGAGGASMSLTPPSSPGGSGSLAGSSSAHWRTRLNSFKNNLLGSPRFHRRKLQVPTSEDMSSLTPESSPELAKKSWFGNFISLEKEEQIFVMIRDKPLSSIKADIVHAFLSIPSLSHSVVSQNSFRAEYKSSGGPSVFQKPVKFQVDIAFSEGERARERERAEGEGKREMGIYSVTFTLITGPSRRFKRVVETIQAQLLSTHDQPSVQALAGPPDEKNGQLSRQPSTPSRQTSRRSESGSERGEKERAADGGSGSSAGGGSSSGTALQRQGSGKDKTRLLSSSNGTQSHP, encoded by the exons ATGAGCAGCAAGGAGCTGACGGTGGGCCAGTCCAGCCAGTATGTGGGGCCTTATCGGCTGGAGAAGACCCTCGGGAAGGGACAGACAG gaCTGGTGAAGTTGGGTGTCCACTGTATAACAGGACAGAAGGTGGCCATAAAGATTGTCAACCGAGAGAAACTCTCCGAATCAGTTCTAATGAAG gTGGAGAGAGAAATAGCTATTCTTAAACTAATAGAGCACCCTCACGTTCTGAAGCTGCATGATGTCTATGAGAATAACAAATACCT GTACCTGGTTTTGGAGCATGTGTCTGGCGGAGAGTTATTTGACTACCTGGTGAAGAAGGGCAGGCTGACCCCCAAAGAAGCCAGGAAGTTCTTCAGACAAATCATCTCCGCCCTTGACTTCTGCCACAGTCACTCCATATG tCACAGAGACCTGAAGCCAGAGAATCTTCTCCTGGATGAGAAGAATAACATCAGGGTAGCAGACTTTGGCATGGCGTCGCTTCAAGTCGGGGACAGCCTGTTGGAAACCAGTTGTGG ATCCCCACATTATGCTTGCCCAGAGGTCATAAGG GGGGAGAAGTACGATGGTCGCAGAGCAGATGTTTGGAGTTGTGGAGTCATCCTCTTTGCTCTTCTTGTG GGTGCCTTGCCCTTTGACCATGATAACCTGCGGCAGCTTCTAGAGAAAGTGAAGAGCGGGGTATTCCACATGCCTCACTTTATACCTCCTGACTGTCAAGCTTTGCTTAAAGGAATGATAGAGGTCAACCCCGACAAGAGACTCACG CTAGAAGCAATACAGAAACACCCCTGGTACCA GGGTGGTCGTAATGAGCCTTGCCCAGAGCAGCCGCCCCCTCGCCGGGTGTGTGTGAAGAGGATCCTGTCCTTAACAGACCTGGACCCTGATGTCCTGGAGAGCATGTACTCCTTAGGGTGCTTCAGAGACCGGGTCAAACTCACACAGGACCTTACAAGTGAGGA GGAGAACCAGGAGAAGATGATCTACTACCTCCTATTGGACAGGAAGGAGCGATACCCCAGCTGTGAAGATGAGGATCTGCCTCCAAGAAATGACCTAG ACCCACCCAGGAAGCGTGTGGACTCCCCCATGTTGACGCGTCATGGCCGCTGTCGTCCAGAGAGGAAGAGCCTGGAGGTCCTCAGTGTCACAGAACAGGGGTCTCCCACCCCGCCTCGCAGGGCCCTGGACACTAATGCACACAGCCAGAG GTCTCGTTCAGTCAGTGGAGCGTCCACAGGCCTGTCCTCCAGTCCTCTCAGCAGTCCCAGG AGCCCGGTCTTCactttcagccaatcagaagtCACCTCCGCTCCTTCCTCCAAAGACCCCAAACCAGGAAGTGCCACCACCTCTCGGCCTACCCGCCCAGCGCCCGACCCAAAAACACAGACCCTGCCCTCAAAGGGCCCCGCCGACCGGCCCCAACTCCACTCCATGAAGTCCCTCCCTCTGCAGACTCCACGCTCCCCTTCCCCATCCCCCTCTCCACTCCTCTCCCCCATCCCACGCTTCTTCAACTTCCCCTCTCCGTCTGTCTTTAAGTCCAAGAACGTCCACTCGTCCTCTAACTCCTCTGCCACCCCTCCTCCTGTGTCGCAGGTCACGCCGCAGGGCTCGCCGCTGCCCACCCCGCTGGGCACGCCTGTGCACCAAATCCAACACCCTTCCTCCaccacccctccctcctcttcctcctcgtctTCTTCTTCCAGAGCGGACGGAGCCGGCGGGGCCTCGATGTCGCTGACGCCGCCCTCCAGCCCGGGCGGCAGTGGCAGTCTGGCCGGCTCGAGCTCCGCCCACTGGAGAACAAGACTCAACTCGTTCAAAAACAACCTTCTGGGCTCGCCACGCTTCCATCGGCGCAAACTGCAAG tccCCACATCAGAGGACATGTCCAGTTTGACTCCAGAGTCCAGCCCAGA ACTGGCTAAGAAGTCCTGGTTCGGCAACTTCATCAGCCTGGAGAAGGAGGAGCAGATCTTTGTTATGATTCGAGACAAGCCACTCAGCTCCATCAAGGCTGACATCGTCCATGCTTTTCTCTCA ATCCCATCCCTGAGCCACAGTGTGGTGTCTCAGAACAGTTTCCGGGCAGAGTACAAGTCCTCTGGCGGCCCCTCGGTCTTCCAGAAGCCCGTCAAGTTCCAA GTGGACATTGCTTTCTCTGAGGGAGAGAGGGCACGAGAGAGGGAACGAGCAGAGGGGGAAGGGAAACGAGAGATGGGCATCTACAGCGTCACCTTCACTCTAATAACAG GTCCCAGTCGCAGATTCAAGAGAGTGGTGGAAACAATCCAGGCTCAGCTCCTGAGTACTCACGATCAGCCTTCTGTGCAGGCACTGG CTGGCCCCCCAGATGAGAAGAACGGTCAGCTTTCCCGACAGCCCAGCACGCCTTCGCGTCAGACCTCCCGGCGTTCCGAAAGCGGATCGGAGCGGGGAGAGAAGGAACGCGCGGCAGACGGAGGGAGCGGAAGCAGCGCcggcggcggcagcagcagcgggaCCGCCTTACAAAGGCAGGGCTCGGGGAAAGACAAGACCAGACTCCTCTCGTCGTCCAACGGGACACAGTCTCATCCCTGA